The proteins below are encoded in one region of Equus caballus isolate H_3958 breed thoroughbred chromosome 16, TB-T2T, whole genome shotgun sequence:
- the VIPR1 gene encoding vasoactive intestinal polypeptide receptor 1 isoform X6 has product MIEVQHKQCLEEAQLENETAGCSKMWDNLTCWPATPRGQVVVLACPPIFRLFSSTQGNVSRSCTSEGWTHLEPGPYNIACGLDDKTSGLDEQQQTVFYSSVKTGYTIGYSLSLAALLVATAILSLFRKLHCTRNYIHMHLFISFILRAAAVFIKDLALFHGGETDHCSEGSDGQTPSDPIWQLLESHAPPSNRRWCSATWEFTDLLLPMRNASPWWAVRQPWSYSSTVSWPTSSGCWWRASTCTPCLPSPSSPSGSTSGGVPSTFIMVWTIIRIHFEDYGCWDTINSSLWWIIKAPILTSILVNFILFIRIIRILVQKLRTPDVGKNDSSPYSRLAKSTLLLIPLFGVHYIMFAFFPDNFKAEVKMVFELVVGSFQGFVVAILYCFLNGEVQAELRRKWRRWHLQGVLGSDPKYRHPSAGSNGATCSTQVSMLTRVSPGARRSSSFQAEVSLV; this is encoded by the exons ATGATCGAGGTGCAGCACAAGCAGTGCCTGGAGGAGGCCCAGCTGGAGAATGAAACAGCAG GCTGCAGCAAGATGTGGGACAACCTCACCTGCTGGCCGGCCACCCCTCGGGGCCAGGTGGTCGTCTTGGCCTGCCCCCCCATCTTTAGGCTCTTCTCCTCCACTCAAG GCAACGTGAGCCGCAGCTGCACCAGTGAGGGCTGGACGCACCTGGAGCCTGGCCCCTACAACATTGCCTGTGGCTTGGATGACAAGACATCAGGTTTGGACGAG CAGCAGCAGACAGTGTTCTACAGTTCCGTGAAGACTGGCTACACCATCGGCTACAGCCTGTCCCTCGCTGCCCTTCTGGTCGCCACAGCCATCTTGAGCCTGTTCAG GAAGCTCCACTGCACGCGGAACTACATCCACATGCACCTCTTCATATCCTTCATCCTGAGGGCTGCCGCCGTCTTCATCAAAGACTTGGCCCTCTTCCATGGCGGAGAGACGGATCACTGCTCTGAGGGCTCG gATGGCCAAACCCCATCCGACCCCATCTGGCAGCTCCTTGAATCCCACGCCCCTCCCAGCAACAGGAGATGGTGCTCAGCCACCTGGGAGTTCACAGACCTGCTCCTGCCAATGAGAAATGCCTCTCCTTG GTGGGCTGTAAGGCAGCCGTGGTCTTATTCCAGTACTGTGTCATGGCCAACTTCTTCTGGCTGCTGGTGGAGGGCCTCTACCTGCACACCCTGCTTGCCGTCTCCTTCTTCTCCGAGCGGAAGTACTTCTGGGG GAGTGCCTAGCACATTCATCATGGTGTGGACCATCATCAGGATCCATTTTGAGGATTATGG ATGCTGGGACACCATCAACTCCTCATTGTGGTGGATCATAAAGGCCCCCATCCTCACCTCCATCTTG GTGAACTTCATCCTATTTATTCGCATCATTCGAATCCTGGTTCAGAAACTGCGGACCCCAGATGTTGGGAAGAATGACAGCAGCCCATACTC GAGGCTGGCCAAGTCCACCCTTCTGCTGATCCCCTTGTTTGGAGTGCACTACATCATGTTCGCCTTCTTCCCCGACAACTTTAAGGCTGAAGTGAAAATGGTCTTTGAGCTCGTCGTGGGGTCTTTCCAG GGTTTTGTGGTGGCCATCCTCTACTGCTTCCTCAATGGCGAG GTGCAGGCGGAGCTGCGGCGGAAGTGGCGGCGCTGGCACCTGCAGGGAGTCTTGGGCTCGGACCCCAAATACCGCCACCCGTCAGCAGGCAGCAACGGGGCCACCTGCAGCACGCAGGTCTCCATGCTGACCCGCGTCAGCCCGGGCGCGCGCCGCTCGTCCAGCTTCCAGGCCGAAGTCTCCCTGGTGTGA
- the VIPR1 gene encoding vasoactive intestinal polypeptide receptor 1 isoform X1 yields MRSPSPPPARWLCVLAGALACALGPTGSWAAGLQREECDYLQMIEVQHKQCLEEAQLENETAGCSKMWDNLTCWPATPRGQVVVLACPPIFRLFSSTQGNVSRSCTSEGWTHLEPGPYNIACGLDDKTSGLDEQQQTVFYSSVKTGYTIGYSLSLAALLVATAILSLFRKLHCTRNYIHMHLFISFILRAAAVFIKDLALFHGGETDHCSEGSDGQTPSDPIWQLLESHAPPSNRRWCSATWEFTDLLLPMRNASPWWAVRQPWSYSSTVSWPTSSGCWWRASTCTPCLPSPSSPSGSTSGGVPSTFIMVWTIIRIHFEDYGCWDTINSSLWWIIKAPILTSILVNFILFIRIIRILVQKLRTPDVGKNDSSPYSRLAKSTLLLIPLFGVHYIMFAFFPDNFKAEVKMVFELVVGSFQGFVVAILYCFLNGEVQAELRRKWRRWHLQGVLGSDPKYRHPSAGSNGATCSTQVSMLTRVSPGARRSSSFQAEVSLV; encoded by the exons ATGCGCTCACCGAGTCCGCCGCCGGCCCGCTGGCTCTGCGTGTTGGCCGGCGCCCTCGCCTGCGCCCTTGGCCCCACG GGCAGCTGGGCAGCTGGGCTGCAGCGGGAGGAGTGTGACTATCTGCAGATGATCGAGGTGCAGCACAAGCAGTGCCTGGAGGAGGCCCAGCTGGAGAATGAAACAGCAG GCTGCAGCAAGATGTGGGACAACCTCACCTGCTGGCCGGCCACCCCTCGGGGCCAGGTGGTCGTCTTGGCCTGCCCCCCCATCTTTAGGCTCTTCTCCTCCACTCAAG GCAACGTGAGCCGCAGCTGCACCAGTGAGGGCTGGACGCACCTGGAGCCTGGCCCCTACAACATTGCCTGTGGCTTGGATGACAAGACATCAGGTTTGGACGAG CAGCAGCAGACAGTGTTCTACAGTTCCGTGAAGACTGGCTACACCATCGGCTACAGCCTGTCCCTCGCTGCCCTTCTGGTCGCCACAGCCATCTTGAGCCTGTTCAG GAAGCTCCACTGCACGCGGAACTACATCCACATGCACCTCTTCATATCCTTCATCCTGAGGGCTGCCGCCGTCTTCATCAAAGACTTGGCCCTCTTCCATGGCGGAGAGACGGATCACTGCTCTGAGGGCTCG gATGGCCAAACCCCATCCGACCCCATCTGGCAGCTCCTTGAATCCCACGCCCCTCCCAGCAACAGGAGATGGTGCTCAGCCACCTGGGAGTTCACAGACCTGCTCCTGCCAATGAGAAATGCCTCTCCTTG GTGGGCTGTAAGGCAGCCGTGGTCTTATTCCAGTACTGTGTCATGGCCAACTTCTTCTGGCTGCTGGTGGAGGGCCTCTACCTGCACACCCTGCTTGCCGTCTCCTTCTTCTCCGAGCGGAAGTACTTCTGGGG GAGTGCCTAGCACATTCATCATGGTGTGGACCATCATCAGGATCCATTTTGAGGATTATGG ATGCTGGGACACCATCAACTCCTCATTGTGGTGGATCATAAAGGCCCCCATCCTCACCTCCATCTTG GTGAACTTCATCCTATTTATTCGCATCATTCGAATCCTGGTTCAGAAACTGCGGACCCCAGATGTTGGGAAGAATGACAGCAGCCCATACTC GAGGCTGGCCAAGTCCACCCTTCTGCTGATCCCCTTGTTTGGAGTGCACTACATCATGTTCGCCTTCTTCCCCGACAACTTTAAGGCTGAAGTGAAAATGGTCTTTGAGCTCGTCGTGGGGTCTTTCCAG GGTTTTGTGGTGGCCATCCTCTACTGCTTCCTCAATGGCGAG GTGCAGGCGGAGCTGCGGCGGAAGTGGCGGCGCTGGCACCTGCAGGGAGTCTTGGGCTCGGACCCCAAATACCGCCACCCGTCAGCAGGCAGCAACGGGGCCACCTGCAGCACGCAGGTCTCCATGCTGACCCGCGTCAGCCCGGGCGCGCGCCGCTCGTCCAGCTTCCAGGCCGAAGTCTCCCTGGTGTGA
- the VIPR1 gene encoding vasoactive intestinal polypeptide receptor 1 isoform X8, translating to MIEVQHKQCLEEAQLENETAGCSKMWDNLTCWPATPRGQVVVLACPPIFRLFSSTQGNVSRSCTSEGWTHLEPGPYNIACGLDDKTSGLDEQQTVFYSSVKTGYTIGYSLSLAALLVATAILSLFRKLHCTRNYIHMHLFISFILRAAAVFIKDLALFHGGETDHCSEGSVGCKAAVVLFQYCVMANFFWLLVEGLYLHTLLAVSFFSERKYFWGYILIGWGVPSTFIMVWTIIRIHFEDYGCWDTINSSLWWIIKAPILTSILVNFILFIRIIRILVQKLRTPDVGKNDSSPYSRLAKSTLLLIPLFGVHYIMFAFFPDNFKAEVKMVFELVVGSFQGFVVAILYCFLNGEVQAELRRKWRRWHLQGVLGSDPKYRHPSAGSNGATCSTQVSMLTRVSPGARRSSSFQAEVSLV from the exons ATGATCGAGGTGCAGCACAAGCAGTGCCTGGAGGAGGCCCAGCTGGAGAATGAAACAGCAG GCTGCAGCAAGATGTGGGACAACCTCACCTGCTGGCCGGCCACCCCTCGGGGCCAGGTGGTCGTCTTGGCCTGCCCCCCCATCTTTAGGCTCTTCTCCTCCACTCAAG GCAACGTGAGCCGCAGCTGCACCAGTGAGGGCTGGACGCACCTGGAGCCTGGCCCCTACAACATTGCCTGTGGCTTGGATGACAAGACATCAGGTTTGGACGAG CAGCAGACAGTGTTCTACAGTTCCGTGAAGACTGGCTACACCATCGGCTACAGCCTGTCCCTCGCTGCCCTTCTGGTCGCCACAGCCATCTTGAGCCTGTTCAG GAAGCTCCACTGCACGCGGAACTACATCCACATGCACCTCTTCATATCCTTCATCCTGAGGGCTGCCGCCGTCTTCATCAAAGACTTGGCCCTCTTCCATGGCGGAGAGACGGATCACTGCTCTGAGGGCTCG GTGGGCTGTAAGGCAGCCGTGGTCTTATTCCAGTACTGTGTCATGGCCAACTTCTTCTGGCTGCTGGTGGAGGGCCTCTACCTGCACACCCTGCTTGCCGTCTCCTTCTTCTCCGAGCGGAAGTACTTCTGGGGGTACATACTCATCGGCTGGG GAGTGCCTAGCACATTCATCATGGTGTGGACCATCATCAGGATCCATTTTGAGGATTATGG ATGCTGGGACACCATCAACTCCTCATTGTGGTGGATCATAAAGGCCCCCATCCTCACCTCCATCTTG GTGAACTTCATCCTATTTATTCGCATCATTCGAATCCTGGTTCAGAAACTGCGGACCCCAGATGTTGGGAAGAATGACAGCAGCCCATACTC GAGGCTGGCCAAGTCCACCCTTCTGCTGATCCCCTTGTTTGGAGTGCACTACATCATGTTCGCCTTCTTCCCCGACAACTTTAAGGCTGAAGTGAAAATGGTCTTTGAGCTCGTCGTGGGGTCTTTCCAG GGTTTTGTGGTGGCCATCCTCTACTGCTTCCTCAATGGCGAG GTGCAGGCGGAGCTGCGGCGGAAGTGGCGGCGCTGGCACCTGCAGGGAGTCTTGGGCTCGGACCCCAAATACCGCCACCCGTCAGCAGGCAGCAACGGGGCCACCTGCAGCACGCAGGTCTCCATGCTGACCCGCGTCAGCCCGGGCGCGCGCCGCTCGTCCAGCTTCCAGGCCGAAGTCTCCCTGGTGTGA
- the VIPR1 gene encoding vasoactive intestinal polypeptide receptor 1 isoform X5: protein MRSPSPPPARWLCVLAGALACALGPTGSWAAGLQREECDYLQMIEVQHKQCLEEAQLENETAGCSKMWDNLTCWPATPRGQVVVLACPPIFRLFSSTQGNVSRSCTSEGWTHLEPGPYNIACGLDDKTSGLDEQQTVFYSSVKTGYTIGYSLSLAALLVATAILSLFRKLHCTRNYIHMHLFISFILRAAAVFIKDLALFHGGETDHCSEGSVGCKAAVVLFQYCVMANFFWLLVEGLYLHTLLAVSFFSERKYFWGYILIGWGVPSTFIMVWTIIRIHFEDYGCWDTINSSLWWIIKAPILTSILVNFILFIRIIRILVQKLRTPDVGKNDSSPYSRLAKSTLLLIPLFGVHYIMFAFFPDNFKAEVKMVFELVVGSFQGFVVAILYCFLNGEVQAELRRKWRRWHLQGVLGSDPKYRHPSAGSNGATCSTQVSMLTRVSPGARRSSSFQAEVSLV, encoded by the exons ATGCGCTCACCGAGTCCGCCGCCGGCCCGCTGGCTCTGCGTGTTGGCCGGCGCCCTCGCCTGCGCCCTTGGCCCCACG GGCAGCTGGGCAGCTGGGCTGCAGCGGGAGGAGTGTGACTATCTGCAGATGATCGAGGTGCAGCACAAGCAGTGCCTGGAGGAGGCCCAGCTGGAGAATGAAACAGCAG GCTGCAGCAAGATGTGGGACAACCTCACCTGCTGGCCGGCCACCCCTCGGGGCCAGGTGGTCGTCTTGGCCTGCCCCCCCATCTTTAGGCTCTTCTCCTCCACTCAAG GCAACGTGAGCCGCAGCTGCACCAGTGAGGGCTGGACGCACCTGGAGCCTGGCCCCTACAACATTGCCTGTGGCTTGGATGACAAGACATCAGGTTTGGACGAG CAGCAGACAGTGTTCTACAGTTCCGTGAAGACTGGCTACACCATCGGCTACAGCCTGTCCCTCGCTGCCCTTCTGGTCGCCACAGCCATCTTGAGCCTGTTCAG GAAGCTCCACTGCACGCGGAACTACATCCACATGCACCTCTTCATATCCTTCATCCTGAGGGCTGCCGCCGTCTTCATCAAAGACTTGGCCCTCTTCCATGGCGGAGAGACGGATCACTGCTCTGAGGGCTCG GTGGGCTGTAAGGCAGCCGTGGTCTTATTCCAGTACTGTGTCATGGCCAACTTCTTCTGGCTGCTGGTGGAGGGCCTCTACCTGCACACCCTGCTTGCCGTCTCCTTCTTCTCCGAGCGGAAGTACTTCTGGGGGTACATACTCATCGGCTGGG GAGTGCCTAGCACATTCATCATGGTGTGGACCATCATCAGGATCCATTTTGAGGATTATGG ATGCTGGGACACCATCAACTCCTCATTGTGGTGGATCATAAAGGCCCCCATCCTCACCTCCATCTTG GTGAACTTCATCCTATTTATTCGCATCATTCGAATCCTGGTTCAGAAACTGCGGACCCCAGATGTTGGGAAGAATGACAGCAGCCCATACTC GAGGCTGGCCAAGTCCACCCTTCTGCTGATCCCCTTGTTTGGAGTGCACTACATCATGTTCGCCTTCTTCCCCGACAACTTTAAGGCTGAAGTGAAAATGGTCTTTGAGCTCGTCGTGGGGTCTTTCCAG GGTTTTGTGGTGGCCATCCTCTACTGCTTCCTCAATGGCGAG GTGCAGGCGGAGCTGCGGCGGAAGTGGCGGCGCTGGCACCTGCAGGGAGTCTTGGGCTCGGACCCCAAATACCGCCACCCGTCAGCAGGCAGCAACGGGGCCACCTGCAGCACGCAGGTCTCCATGCTGACCCGCGTCAGCCCGGGCGCGCGCCGCTCGTCCAGCTTCCAGGCCGAAGTCTCCCTGGTGTGA
- the VIPR1 gene encoding vasoactive intestinal polypeptide receptor 1 isoform X13 has product MTRHQVWTRWAVRQPWSYSSTVSWPTSSGCWWRASTCTPCLPSPSSPSGSTSGGVPSTFIMVWTIIRIHFEDYGCWDTINSSLWWIIKAPILTSILVNFILFIRIIRILVQKLRTPDVGKNDSSPYSRLAKSTLLLIPLFGVHYIMFAFFPDNFKAEVKMVFELVVGSFQGFVVAILYCFLNGEVQAELRRKWRRWHLQGVLGSDPKYRHPSAGSNGATCSTQVSMLTRVSPGARRSSSFQAEVSLV; this is encoded by the exons ATGACAAGACATCAGGTTTGGACGAG GTGGGCTGTAAGGCAGCCGTGGTCTTATTCCAGTACTGTGTCATGGCCAACTTCTTCTGGCTGCTGGTGGAGGGCCTCTACCTGCACACCCTGCTTGCCGTCTCCTTCTTCTCCGAGCGGAAGTACTTCTGGGG GAGTGCCTAGCACATTCATCATGGTGTGGACCATCATCAGGATCCATTTTGAGGATTATGG ATGCTGGGACACCATCAACTCCTCATTGTGGTGGATCATAAAGGCCCCCATCCTCACCTCCATCTTG GTGAACTTCATCCTATTTATTCGCATCATTCGAATCCTGGTTCAGAAACTGCGGACCCCAGATGTTGGGAAGAATGACAGCAGCCCATACTC GAGGCTGGCCAAGTCCACCCTTCTGCTGATCCCCTTGTTTGGAGTGCACTACATCATGTTCGCCTTCTTCCCCGACAACTTTAAGGCTGAAGTGAAAATGGTCTTTGAGCTCGTCGTGGGGTCTTTCCAG GGTTTTGTGGTGGCCATCCTCTACTGCTTCCTCAATGGCGAG GTGCAGGCGGAGCTGCGGCGGAAGTGGCGGCGCTGGCACCTGCAGGGAGTCTTGGGCTCGGACCCCAAATACCGCCACCCGTCAGCAGGCAGCAACGGGGCCACCTGCAGCACGCAGGTCTCCATGCTGACCCGCGTCAGCCCGGGCGCGCGCCGCTCGTCCAGCTTCCAGGCCGAAGTCTCCCTGGTGTGA
- the VIPR1 gene encoding vasoactive intestinal polypeptide receptor 1 isoform X4, with product MRSPSPPPARWLCVLAGALACALGPTGSWAAGLQREECDYLQMIEVQHKQCLEEAQLENETAGCSKMWDNLTCWPATPRGQVVVLACPPIFRLFSSTQGNVSRSCTSEGWTHLEPGPYNIACGLDDKTSGLDEQQQTVFYSSVKTGYTIGYSLSLAALLVATAILSLFRKLHCTRNYIHMHLFISFILRAAAVFIKDLALFHGGETDHCSEGSVGCKAAVVLFQYCVMANFFWLLVEGLYLHTLLAVSFFSERKYFWGYILIGWGVPSTFIMVWTIIRIHFEDYGCWDTINSSLWWIIKAPILTSILVNFILFIRIIRILVQKLRTPDVGKNDSSPYSRLAKSTLLLIPLFGVHYIMFAFFPDNFKAEVKMVFELVVGSFQGFVVAILYCFLNGEVQAELRRKWRRWHLQGVLGSDPKYRHPSAGSNGATCSTQVSMLTRVSPGARRSSSFQAEVSLV from the exons ATGCGCTCACCGAGTCCGCCGCCGGCCCGCTGGCTCTGCGTGTTGGCCGGCGCCCTCGCCTGCGCCCTTGGCCCCACG GGCAGCTGGGCAGCTGGGCTGCAGCGGGAGGAGTGTGACTATCTGCAGATGATCGAGGTGCAGCACAAGCAGTGCCTGGAGGAGGCCCAGCTGGAGAATGAAACAGCAG GCTGCAGCAAGATGTGGGACAACCTCACCTGCTGGCCGGCCACCCCTCGGGGCCAGGTGGTCGTCTTGGCCTGCCCCCCCATCTTTAGGCTCTTCTCCTCCACTCAAG GCAACGTGAGCCGCAGCTGCACCAGTGAGGGCTGGACGCACCTGGAGCCTGGCCCCTACAACATTGCCTGTGGCTTGGATGACAAGACATCAGGTTTGGACGAG CAGCAGCAGACAGTGTTCTACAGTTCCGTGAAGACTGGCTACACCATCGGCTACAGCCTGTCCCTCGCTGCCCTTCTGGTCGCCACAGCCATCTTGAGCCTGTTCAG GAAGCTCCACTGCACGCGGAACTACATCCACATGCACCTCTTCATATCCTTCATCCTGAGGGCTGCCGCCGTCTTCATCAAAGACTTGGCCCTCTTCCATGGCGGAGAGACGGATCACTGCTCTGAGGGCTCG GTGGGCTGTAAGGCAGCCGTGGTCTTATTCCAGTACTGTGTCATGGCCAACTTCTTCTGGCTGCTGGTGGAGGGCCTCTACCTGCACACCCTGCTTGCCGTCTCCTTCTTCTCCGAGCGGAAGTACTTCTGGGGGTACATACTCATCGGCTGGG GAGTGCCTAGCACATTCATCATGGTGTGGACCATCATCAGGATCCATTTTGAGGATTATGG ATGCTGGGACACCATCAACTCCTCATTGTGGTGGATCATAAAGGCCCCCATCCTCACCTCCATCTTG GTGAACTTCATCCTATTTATTCGCATCATTCGAATCCTGGTTCAGAAACTGCGGACCCCAGATGTTGGGAAGAATGACAGCAGCCCATACTC GAGGCTGGCCAAGTCCACCCTTCTGCTGATCCCCTTGTTTGGAGTGCACTACATCATGTTCGCCTTCTTCCCCGACAACTTTAAGGCTGAAGTGAAAATGGTCTTTGAGCTCGTCGTGGGGTCTTTCCAG GGTTTTGTGGTGGCCATCCTCTACTGCTTCCTCAATGGCGAG GTGCAGGCGGAGCTGCGGCGGAAGTGGCGGCGCTGGCACCTGCAGGGAGTCTTGGGCTCGGACCCCAAATACCGCCACCCGTCAGCAGGCAGCAACGGGGCCACCTGCAGCACGCAGGTCTCCATGCTGACCCGCGTCAGCCCGGGCGCGCGCCGCTCGTCCAGCTTCCAGGCCGAAGTCTCCCTGGTGTGA
- the VIPR1 gene encoding vasoactive intestinal polypeptide receptor 1 isoform X11, whose protein sequence is MWDNLTCWPATPRGQVVVLACPPIFRLFSSTQGNVSRSCTSEGWTHLEPGPYNIACGLDDKTSGLDEQQQTVFYSSVKTGYTIGYSLSLAALLVATAILSLFRKLHCTRNYIHMHLFISFILRAAAVFIKDLALFHGGETDHCSEGSVGCKAAVVLFQYCVMANFFWLLVEGLYLHTLLAVSFFSERKYFWGYILIGWGVPSTFIMVWTIIRIHFEDYGCWDTINSSLWWIIKAPILTSILVNFILFIRIIRILVQKLRTPDVGKNDSSPYSRLAKSTLLLIPLFGVHYIMFAFFPDNFKAEVKMVFELVVGSFQGFVVAILYCFLNGEVQAELRRKWRRWHLQGVLGSDPKYRHPSAGSNGATCSTQVSMLTRVSPGARRSSSFQAEVSLV, encoded by the exons ATGTGGGACAACCTCACCTGCTGGCCGGCCACCCCTCGGGGCCAGGTGGTCGTCTTGGCCTGCCCCCCCATCTTTAGGCTCTTCTCCTCCACTCAAG GCAACGTGAGCCGCAGCTGCACCAGTGAGGGCTGGACGCACCTGGAGCCTGGCCCCTACAACATTGCCTGTGGCTTGGATGACAAGACATCAGGTTTGGACGAG CAGCAGCAGACAGTGTTCTACAGTTCCGTGAAGACTGGCTACACCATCGGCTACAGCCTGTCCCTCGCTGCCCTTCTGGTCGCCACAGCCATCTTGAGCCTGTTCAG GAAGCTCCACTGCACGCGGAACTACATCCACATGCACCTCTTCATATCCTTCATCCTGAGGGCTGCCGCCGTCTTCATCAAAGACTTGGCCCTCTTCCATGGCGGAGAGACGGATCACTGCTCTGAGGGCTCG GTGGGCTGTAAGGCAGCCGTGGTCTTATTCCAGTACTGTGTCATGGCCAACTTCTTCTGGCTGCTGGTGGAGGGCCTCTACCTGCACACCCTGCTTGCCGTCTCCTTCTTCTCCGAGCGGAAGTACTTCTGGGGGTACATACTCATCGGCTGGG GAGTGCCTAGCACATTCATCATGGTGTGGACCATCATCAGGATCCATTTTGAGGATTATGG ATGCTGGGACACCATCAACTCCTCATTGTGGTGGATCATAAAGGCCCCCATCCTCACCTCCATCTTG GTGAACTTCATCCTATTTATTCGCATCATTCGAATCCTGGTTCAGAAACTGCGGACCCCAGATGTTGGGAAGAATGACAGCAGCCCATACTC GAGGCTGGCCAAGTCCACCCTTCTGCTGATCCCCTTGTTTGGAGTGCACTACATCATGTTCGCCTTCTTCCCCGACAACTTTAAGGCTGAAGTGAAAATGGTCTTTGAGCTCGTCGTGGGGTCTTTCCAG GGTTTTGTGGTGGCCATCCTCTACTGCTTCCTCAATGGCGAG GTGCAGGCGGAGCTGCGGCGGAAGTGGCGGCGCTGGCACCTGCAGGGAGTCTTGGGCTCGGACCCCAAATACCGCCACCCGTCAGCAGGCAGCAACGGGGCCACCTGCAGCACGCAGGTCTCCATGCTGACCCGCGTCAGCCCGGGCGCGCGCCGCTCGTCCAGCTTCCAGGCCGAAGTCTCCCTGGTGTGA
- the VIPR1 gene encoding vasoactive intestinal polypeptide receptor 1 isoform X7: MIEVQHKQCLEEAQLENETAGCSKMWDNLTCWPATPRGQVVVLACPPIFRLFSSTQGNVSRSCTSEGWTHLEPGPYNIACGLDDKTSGLDEQQQTVFYSSVKTGYTIGYSLSLAALLVATAILSLFRKLHCTRNYIHMHLFISFILRAAAVFIKDLALFHGGETDHCSEGSVGCKAAVVLFQYCVMANFFWLLVEGLYLHTLLAVSFFSERKYFWGYILIGWGVPSTFIMVWTIIRIHFEDYGCWDTINSSLWWIIKAPILTSILVNFILFIRIIRILVQKLRTPDVGKNDSSPYSRLAKSTLLLIPLFGVHYIMFAFFPDNFKAEVKMVFELVVGSFQGFVVAILYCFLNGEVQAELRRKWRRWHLQGVLGSDPKYRHPSAGSNGATCSTQVSMLTRVSPGARRSSSFQAEVSLV; encoded by the exons ATGATCGAGGTGCAGCACAAGCAGTGCCTGGAGGAGGCCCAGCTGGAGAATGAAACAGCAG GCTGCAGCAAGATGTGGGACAACCTCACCTGCTGGCCGGCCACCCCTCGGGGCCAGGTGGTCGTCTTGGCCTGCCCCCCCATCTTTAGGCTCTTCTCCTCCACTCAAG GCAACGTGAGCCGCAGCTGCACCAGTGAGGGCTGGACGCACCTGGAGCCTGGCCCCTACAACATTGCCTGTGGCTTGGATGACAAGACATCAGGTTTGGACGAG CAGCAGCAGACAGTGTTCTACAGTTCCGTGAAGACTGGCTACACCATCGGCTACAGCCTGTCCCTCGCTGCCCTTCTGGTCGCCACAGCCATCTTGAGCCTGTTCAG GAAGCTCCACTGCACGCGGAACTACATCCACATGCACCTCTTCATATCCTTCATCCTGAGGGCTGCCGCCGTCTTCATCAAAGACTTGGCCCTCTTCCATGGCGGAGAGACGGATCACTGCTCTGAGGGCTCG GTGGGCTGTAAGGCAGCCGTGGTCTTATTCCAGTACTGTGTCATGGCCAACTTCTTCTGGCTGCTGGTGGAGGGCCTCTACCTGCACACCCTGCTTGCCGTCTCCTTCTTCTCCGAGCGGAAGTACTTCTGGGGGTACATACTCATCGGCTGGG GAGTGCCTAGCACATTCATCATGGTGTGGACCATCATCAGGATCCATTTTGAGGATTATGG ATGCTGGGACACCATCAACTCCTCATTGTGGTGGATCATAAAGGCCCCCATCCTCACCTCCATCTTG GTGAACTTCATCCTATTTATTCGCATCATTCGAATCCTGGTTCAGAAACTGCGGACCCCAGATGTTGGGAAGAATGACAGCAGCCCATACTC GAGGCTGGCCAAGTCCACCCTTCTGCTGATCCCCTTGTTTGGAGTGCACTACATCATGTTCGCCTTCTTCCCCGACAACTTTAAGGCTGAAGTGAAAATGGTCTTTGAGCTCGTCGTGGGGTCTTTCCAG GGTTTTGTGGTGGCCATCCTCTACTGCTTCCTCAATGGCGAG GTGCAGGCGGAGCTGCGGCGGAAGTGGCGGCGCTGGCACCTGCAGGGAGTCTTGGGCTCGGACCCCAAATACCGCCACCCGTCAGCAGGCAGCAACGGGGCCACCTGCAGCACGCAGGTCTCCATGCTGACCCGCGTCAGCCCGGGCGCGCGCCGCTCGTCCAGCTTCCAGGCCGAAGTCTCCCTGGTGTGA